The nucleotide sequence GGCACCTCGGCTTGGCCGCGGGCCTGCCGTGCCTGCCGCGCGGTCGCCGACATCTGCGCCCCGGAGTAGTTCTCGATCCGGACCGTCGAGGCGCCGACGACGATCACGTCGGCCTCCTGACGCATCCGGTGGAACACCGCCCGGTCACCGGGACCGGCGAGGCCGCCGGAGGTGCCGTCGTCGGTGGCGGCGCCGTCCAGGCTGGCGAGCATGTTGGCCCGCACGTAGCACCGCGTCAGGTCCGCCGGGTAGGAGTAGTAGGCGGCGAGACGGTCGGCGTCGTCGGTGTCGAACGCCGAGCCGACGGCACCCAGCTCCGTGAGTTCTGTCGCAGCGTCGGCCTCGGGCACGGGGACCATTGCAACACGTCGATAGGGTGCCTGCATGCATGGGGCTTCGCCTACAGATCCCGCCGGGCCGTCGGGGACGGTCACGCATCTGACCGACCGGCATCCGACCGTCACCCCGGAGCGGCTCGTCGCCGGGCTGGTGCCGCCCCCGACGTTCGCCGACGTGTCGTTCGACAACTACCGTCCCGACCCGGCGGAGCCGTCGCAAGCGGCGGCGGTCGAGTCCTGCCGGACGTTCTGCGACGACGCGGTCCGGCGCCGTGCGGGCAAGAAGAAGCTCTTCGGCAAGCGCGAGGTGCTGCCCGGGGTGGGGGTCTATCTGGACGGCGGGTTCGGCGTCGGCAAGACCCACCTGCTGGCGTCGACGTACTACCGGCTGGCGGGCGCGCAGGCCGGGCCCGCGGCGTTCGCGACGTTCGGCGAATTGACTCAACTGGCAGGCGTTTTCGGCTTCGTCGAGTGCATCGAGCTGCTGTCGGAGTACGTCGTGGTGTGCATCGACGAATTCGAACTCGACGACCCGGGCAACACGACGCTGATCTCGCGGCTGCTGTCCGCGCTCGTCGAGCGGGGTGTGTCGATCGCGGCGACGTCCAACACGCTGCCCGAGCAGCTCGGCGAGGGCCGCTTCGCCGCCCAGGACTTCCTGCGCGAGATCAACACGCTGGC is from Mycolicibacterium grossiae and encodes:
- the zapE gene encoding cell division protein ZapE, which produces MHGASPTDPAGPSGTVTHLTDRHPTVTPERLVAGLVPPPTFADVSFDNYRPDPAEPSQAAAVESCRTFCDDAVRRRAGKKKLFGKREVLPGVGVYLDGGFGVGKTHLLASTYYRLAGAQAGPAAFATFGELTQLAGVFGFVECIELLSEYVVVCIDEFELDDPGNTTLISRLLSALVERGVSIAATSNTLPEQLGEGRFAAQDFLREINTLAQMFTTVRIEGPDYRHRDLPPAPEPPGDDEVRARAADTPGATLDDFDALCAHLATMHPSRYLALIEGVTEVFVTGVHPIEDQSVALRLVSLTDRLYDAGIPVVASGAKLDTVFSDEMLAGGFRKKYLRATSRLLALTHAGQA